One Amaranthus tricolor cultivar Red isolate AtriRed21 chromosome 1, ASM2621246v1, whole genome shotgun sequence DNA window includes the following coding sequences:
- the LOC130812617 gene encoding uncharacterized protein LOC130812617 — MEINRLALPVLATLLLLTTKTAPVVGKISSTTPSEEEMPTKMNFNKLAMENFAARMMIMSQRPHILQVKDEAQNKEEIGSLQCASQGSYCNTFFGPDCCSNLFACIPWGLVGGVCVA, encoded by the exons ATGGAGATTAATCGACTTGCTCTACCTGTTTTGGCAACACTCTTATTGCTCACTACTAaaacag CACCAGTTGTAGGAAAGATATCATCAACTACACCTTCTGAAGAAGAAATGCCGACGAAAATGAACTTTAATAAACTGGCAATGGAGAATTTCGCGGCAAGGATGATGATAATGTCGCAACGACCCCATATTCTTCAAGTTAAAGATGAGGCTCAAAACAAGGAAGAAATTGGGTCATTACAGTGTGCAAGCCAAGGGTCGTATTGTAACACTTTTTTTGGGCCAGATTGTTGTTCTAATCTTTTTGCTTGTATTCCGTGGGGTCTTGTTGGTGGTGTGTGCGTGGCTTAA